A genome region from Panicum virgatum strain AP13 chromosome 4K, P.virgatum_v5, whole genome shotgun sequence includes the following:
- the LOC120703532 gene encoding agamous-like MADS-box protein AGL61: MAKDKELRPCDSEHQRRESFRKRRATLFGMARDLSEEFGAHVAVIAFSPAGEPYAFGAPTADSVLRTYLPAADGPAPNPTPHAPSPGAAAGVGAETAGQAAARVAGMRREVDETKALVTEEWARVAAALEKVRAAQRAAQKQNWWEVDVEALGEEELPVFMRALEMLKAEVQERINAMASARMSLPGVRKQQ; this comes from the coding sequence ATGGCCAAGGACAAGGAGCTCCGCCCCTGCGACAGCGAGCATCAGCGCCGGGAAAGCTTCCGGAAGCGCCGCGCCACCCTATTTGGCATGGCTCGCGACCTCTCCGAGGAATTCGGCGCCCATGTCGCCGTCATCGCCTTCTCCCCCGCCGGCGAACCCTACGCCTTCGGCGCGCCGACCGCGGACTCCGTCCTCCGCACCtacctccccgccgccgacgggCCGGCTCCCAACCCCACTCCCCATGCCCCTtcccctggcgccgccgccggcgtcggcgccgagACGGCGGGGCAGGCCGCGGCCCGTGTGGCCGGGATGAGGCGGGAGGTGGACGAGACCAAGGCTCTGGTCACGGAGGAGTGGGCGCGGGTGGCTGCCGCCTTGGAGAAGGTCAGGGCGGCGCAACGGGCCGCGCAGAAGCAGAACTGGTGGGAGGTGGACGTGGAGGCCCtcggggaggaggagctgcCGGTGTTCATGAGGGCGCTCGAGATGCTCAAGGCCGAGGTTCAGGAACGCATCAACGCCATGGCATCCGCCCGGATGTCGCTGCCGGGGGTGAGGAAGCAGCAGTAG